In Amycolatopsis sp. FBCC-B4732, the genomic stretch GGCGATCAGGTCCAGCGCGCGGATCTTCGGCGCGCCCGTCACCGAGCCCGGCGGGAACGTCGCGGCCAGCAGTTCGGCGTCCGAAACCGGCCCGCGGAGCGTGCCCGTCACCGTGGAGTCCAGGTGCCACACGCCCGGCGCCGGGCGGACGCGCAGCAGCGACGGCACGGTCACCGAGCCGACCTCGCACACCCGGCCGAGGTCGTTGCGCACCAGGTCCGTGATCATCACGTTTTCCGCGACGTCCTTCGCGGACCGGCGCAGCAGCGCGGCGTTGCCGTCGTCGGCGGGGCCGCGCCGGGGGAGCGTCCCCTTGATCGGCGTCGAGCGCACCGCCCGCCCGTGGCGCGCGAGGAACAGCTCCGGCGAAAACGAGACAACCGACCCCCACGGGCCGGCCAGGAAGGCCGCGCGGCGCGGTGACAACGACGAAACCCCGGCCGCGAACAACGCCTCGGGCGAGCCCGAGAACGTGCCCGTGAACCGCGAGCAGATGTTGGCCTGGAACAGTTCCCCGGCTTCGATCGCGTGTACGCACGCCTTCACCGCGTCCCGGTGCTCCGACGGCAGCGGACGCCGCAGCGGCCCGGCCGTCCAGGAAAGTCCGGGGACGCCGGAAGCCAGCCGGGATTCCATCGTGGACACCGGCGGGCCGCCGCCGTCCAGCGACTCCAGGTGGCAGGTGCCGGCGGCGGACCAGCGCAGCACGTGGTCCGCCCAGCCCCACGCCGACGGCGGCAGGAAACCGGTGCGGCCCGACGGATCCGCGAGGTCGTAGCCCAGGTAGCCGAACCAGCCGCCGCCGATCACCCCCGGCGGCGCGGGCACCGGTGAAACGGTCGGCAGCGGACCGGGGGACACCGCGGGCGAAGGCGCGATCACCGCCTGCGCGCCGAACCACTCGCCGGACAGCATCGCGGGCGGCGGCAGTCCGCGGGCGGCGGCGTGGTGGGCGAGGACCGCGAACGCGCGCGCGGGCGTGACGTCCGTCCGGAGTGGGGTGCTCGTCACGCGCATGGCGCCATACCACCACAGGTCAGAGCAGCAAGTCGCCCAATGTGAACGGGTACACGACGGCGTTCTGCTCGACCGGCCCGGCGATGCCGGGGACGTCCGGGGCGCACGCGTGCTGGTGCAGGCCGAGCCGCGAGTGGAACCAGCCCGGCCGGCCGGGGATGCCGTTGTGGCGGGTCAGCCAGAGGATGACCTCGCTGTCGGCCCAGCGGTCCGGGTGCAGCCGGTGCGCCCAGCAGTCGTGGTCGGCGTAGACCAGCACCCGCTCGATGCGCGCCGCGTGCCGGACGTGCTTGATCCACGCCTTGATGAACCGGTCGTCGACGCTCGGCGCCGCCACCTCCAGTGCCGGCGCCAGCGACCCGGGCGCGAACGCGCCGAGCCTGCTGGCCGTCCGGACGAAGTGGTCGGCCTGGTCGTGCACCGCGCCGGGCCGCGCGTAGTGCCGCCCACCGACGTGCAGCCCGGCCTCCTGCGCGCCGGCCAGGTTGCGCTCGGCCGCGCCGTTGCTCCAGTTGACGTTCTCGGTGATCGTCACCGACACGAACTTCGTGTCCGCCGCGCGCACGGCGTACCAGTCGGCGACGCGCTCGCGGTGGGACAGCGAGATGCCGCGTTCGCTCTCCGGCTCCGTCACAGTCCGCCCCCGGCGCGTAGATGAGAGCACACCATACGTCGCCGGAGGCGGGCCCGCAGTCAGCAACGCCCAGGTTGATCAGGCACTTTCCGGTCAGGCGTTGTCGCGGTGGAAGGTCCGGGTGCCCCACCACACGGACACCACCGCCATGACGAGCACCACGACGCTGCCGGTGAACAAGGCGTCCACCGTGAAGTCACCGCGGAAGGTGCTGCGCTCGACGTCGACGACGTGCCGGAACGGGTTGAGCTGGGAAACGGTGTACAGCCACTTAGGTGCGGCGCCGGCCGTGATCGGCAGCAGGATCCCGGAAAGCAGCAGCAGCGGGATGAGCACGGCGTTGAGCAGGGCGGGGAACGTTTCCTCGCTCTTGAGCGTCAGCGCGAGCGCGTAGGAGCACGACGCGAGCGACACCGCCAGCAGGAACACGATCACCAGGCTCAGCAGCACGCCGCCGACCGGCGCGTGGAGGTCGAACGCGAGGTACGCCAGCGCGATGATCAGCAGGGCCTGCACGACCGCCTGCAGCGCGTTGGCCAGCACCTTGCCCAGCAGCAGCGCCGCGCGGCTGACCGGCGTCACCCGGAAGCGCTCGACCACGCCGGAACGGTAGTCGGCCAGCAGCCCGAACCCCACGAACGAGCTGCCGAAGAGCGCCAGCTGGGCGATCAGGGCCGGGGTGAGCAGCAGCCAGCCGTCCACTTCGGACAGCCCCTGGGCCCGCACCGCCTTGACCATCAGCGGCCCGAACAGGAACAGGTACAGCAGCGGCTGCATGATCCCGATGACGAGCCAGGTCGGGTTGCGCACCGCGGCCACGGTGTCGCGCCGGAAGATCAGCCAGGTGTCACGCAGCACGGGTGCCCTCCTCGGCTTCGCGCAGGGAGCGTCCGGTCAGGGTCAGGAAGACGTCGTCGAGCGTCGGCCGGTGCACCTGGACCGACCGCATCGGGATGCTTTTCGCGTCCAGCGCGCGCAGGAGTTCCGGCAGCGCGACGTCACCGCGCGGCACCCGGAACCGGATCTCGCCGCCGGCCGCGGACAGCTCGCGCGCCCCCGCCAGCCGTCCGGCGATCTCGGCGGCGTCCGCGCCCTGTTCCGGATCGACGCCGACCTCGACGCGATCGCCGTTGACCTGCGCCTTGAGCGCGTCCGGTGTGCCCTCGGCGACGATCCGGCCGCCGTCGATGACGATCAGCCGGTCCGCCAGCGCGTCGGCTTCGTCGAGGTAGTGGGTCGTCAGGAAGACGGTGACGCCCAGCCGCCGGATGTGCTCCCACAGGTTCGCCCGGCTCTGCGGATCGAGCCCGGTCGACGGCTCGTCGAGGAACACCAGCCCGGGCGAGTGGATCAGCCCGAGCGCGATGTCGAGCCGCCGCCGCTGCCCGCCGGACAGCGTTTTCGCCGGCCGCCGGTCCAGCCCGGTGAGGTCGAGCTGCTCGGCGAGCTCGGCCCCGCGCGCGATCGCGTCGGCCTTGCTCATCCGGTAGAGCCGCCCCTGCAGCTCGAGCTCGTCGGCGACGGTGGATTCGGGCGCGGTCCCGCCGCCCTGGGCGACGTACCCGATCCGCTCGCGCACGCCGAGCGGATCGGCGAGCAGATCGCGGCCGCCGACGGTCGCGGTGCCCGCGGTCGGTTTCAGCAGCGTGGTGAGCATGCGGAGCGTGGTGGTCTTCCCGGCGCCGTTCGGGCCGAGGAAGGCGACCAGCTCGCCTGCGCCGACGTCGAGGTCGACGCCCTTGACCGCGTGGACTTCGCCCCCAGTGCGGCCCTTGCGGCGGAACCGCCGCTCGAGACCGCGTGCGGTGATCATGGGAACCCCTCTCTAATCAAACTTGACTACTTGAGGGGCACACTGTGCCGCAGCGAGGACTCGCTAGTCAAACTTGATTACCGGACCCCTGGCCTGATGTCATGAAAGGGTCGTTCACCGCGTCCGGCGCCATGAACGAGTCGTTCATGACGACCGCAACTACCCCCGCGTGCAGCGCCGCACCGATCGGCCGTGCCGGTCCGCCTGCGTCGGCCGTGCCGCTCCCACGGGACTCGCCGAGCGTCCTGAATGACTCATTCAAGACATCCGCCGCGCCTGGCCTGATGTCATGAAAGGGTCGTTCACCGCGTCCGACGTCATGAACGAGTCGTTCATGACGTACCGCGACTACCCGCGTGCACCGCCGCACCGATCGCCTGAGCCGGTCGGCCGTGCCGGTCCGCCTGCGTCGGCCGTGCCGCTCCCACGGGACTCGCCGAGCGTCCTGAATGACTCATTCAAGACACCTGCCGCGCCTGGCCCGACGTCATGAAAGGGTCGTTCACCGCGTCCGGCGCCATGAACGAGTCGTTCATGACCTCCCGCGGCCGGCCGCCCGCCTACCCGGCCGGAGGCTCCCCGAAGGCATCCCCGGATTCGCCGGCCATCGAGTACTCACCGGCCTCGAGCCGGGCGATCAGCCCCTCCAGCCACGTCAGGCTCGCGTCCGTGATCCCGCCCCACAGCCGGTACAGCTCGCCGACGTGCTCGGGCGTGCCCAGCTCCATGCTCGCCTTCACCTCGTCGAGCATCAGCACCGCCTGCCGCTGCTCGGCCTCCAGGTGCACCAGCCGGTGCCGGAGCAGGTTGATCACCCGGGCGCGCGGCAGGGTCGTCATCAGCGAGATCCCCGCCGACAGGTCCGGGTGGTTGAGCTCCGGGTCGGACAGTGCCTTCGAGAGCAGCACCTGGTACTCCTGCTCACCCTCGGACGTGAGCCGGTAGGCGACGCGGTCCGGGCCGCCGGCGCCCGGCTCGACGTCGACCTGCTCCAGCAGCTCTTCGGTGGTCATCTTCTTCAGCGCGTGGTAGATCGAGCCGGGCTGGACGTTCGCCCACTTGTCCGCCGACCAGCTCAGCAGCTCGCGCCGCACCTGGTAGCCGTGCGCGCGGCCGTACATCCGCACCACCCCGAGCACGAGCAGCCGTGTCGCCGACAACCGGGCCTCCCTCTCGACAATGCGCGTGACGCCCTCCGTAGGCTAATAAGGTATGAGCACCCCTGTGTTGACCGCGGTGGCCTGGCCCTACGCCAACGGCCCCCGCCACATCGGCCACGTGTCCGGATTCGGCGTCCCGTCCGACGTCTTCTCCCGCTACCAGCGAATGGCCGGCAACCGGGTGCTCATGGTCTCCGGCACCGACGAACACGGCACCCCGATCACGGTCCAGGCGGACAAGGAAGACTCGACCCCGCAGCTCACGGCGGACAAGTACACCCGCCAGATCGGCACCGACCTGCAGGGCCTCGGCCTCTCCTACGACCTGTTCACCCGGACCACGACCGGCAACCACGCCGAGGTGACGCAGCAGATCTTCCTGGCGCTGCACCGCAACGGCTACGTCGTGCCGAAGACCACGCGCGGCGCGATCAGCCCGTCCACCGGCCGCACGCTGCCCGACCGCTACGTCGAGGGCACCTGCCCGATCTGCGGGTACGACGGCGCGCGCGGCGACCAGTGCGACAACTGCGGCAACCAGCTCGACGCCGCGGAGCTGATCAACCCCAAGTCGCGGATCAACGGCGAGACGCCGAAGTTCGTCGAGACCGAGCACTACTTCCTCGACCTGCCGGCCTTCACCAAGACCCTCGGCGACTGGCTGGGCACCAAGACCGACTGGCGCCCGAACGTCCTCAACTTCACCAAGAACCTGATCGACGACATGCGGCCCCGGCCGATCACCCGCGACCTCGACTGGGGCGTCAAGATCCCCCTCGACGGCTGGCGCGACCAGCCGCTGAAGCGGTTCTACGTCTGGTTCGACGCGGTGATCGGGTACTTCTCGGCCAGCGTCGAGTGGGCTCGGCGCTCCGGCAACCCGGACGCGTGGCAGGAGTGGTGGAACAACGCCGACGCCCGGTCGTACTACTTCATGGGCAAGGACAACATCACCTTCCACGCCCAGATCTGGCCGGCGCTGCTGTTCGGCCACAACGGCGAAGGCGACAAGGGCGGCGAGCCCGGCAAGTACGGCAAGCTGCACCTGCCCGACGAGATCGTCTCCAGCGAGTTCCTCACCATGAGCGGCTCGAAGTTCTCGACCTCGCGCGGGCGCGTCATCTACGTCGAGGACTTCCTGCGCGACTTCGGCCCGGACACGCTGCGGTACTTCATCTCGGTCGCCGGCCCGGAGACCCAGGACACCGACTTCACCTGGGACGAGTTCGTCCGCCGGACCAACTTCGAGCTGGCCAACGAGTGGGGCAACCTGGTCAACCGGTCCATCTCGATGGCGCACAAGAACGTCGGCGCCATCCCGCGCCCGGAGGCGCCGACGGCGGCCGACGAAGAGCTGAAGGCGTTGTCGCGCAAGGCGTTCGACACCGCGGGCGCGCACCTGGCCCGCTCCCGGTTCAAGCAGGCGGCGAGCGAGGCGATGAAGGTCGTCACCGCGGCGAACAAGTACATCTCCGACCAGGAGCCGTGGAAGCTCAAGGACGACCCCACGCGGCGTGACACCGTGCTGCACACCGCGCTGCAGGTCGTCTCCGACGCCAACACGCTGCTGACGCCGTTCCTGCCGCACTCGGCCCAGAAGGTGCACGAGGCCCTCGGCGGCACCGGCGTCTGGGCCGCGCAGCCGGAGCTCAAGGAGGTCGACGACCTCGACATCGCCGGCCGGGTCAACCCGATTCTGACCGGTGACTACGCGGGCGAGCAGGCGAAGTGGGAGTCGAAGCCGATCGAGGTCGGCGTGCCGCTGGCCAAGCCGTCGCCGCTGTTCACCAAGCTCGACCCGGCGCTGGGCGAGACCGGCCCGGAGTGGGCGCCGATCACCAAGGAGTAAGAGGTATGCATGGGTGACGAGAAGCGCGAGCTGCCGCCGGTCCCGGACCGGCTCCCGGTGTCGGTGGTGGACGCGCACACCCATCTCGACGCGTGCGGCGCGGTCACCGCGGCCGATGTTTCGGCCATGGTCGACCGCGCCGAGCGCGCCGGTGTCGCCCGCGTCGTCACGGTCGCGGACGACCTCGCCTCGGCCCGCTGGGCCACCGAGGCGGCGACCTGGGACCCGCGCGTGTGGGCCGCCGTCGCGATCCACCCGACGCGGACCAAGGCGTTCGGCGAGGCCGAGAAGTCCGAAGTGGAGCGCCTGGCTGCGACCGACCGCGTGGTCGCGGTCGGCGAGACCGGTCTCGACTACTACTGGGACTACTCGCCGCACGACGCCCAGCAGGAGGCGTTCCGCTGGCACATCGACCTCGCGAAGCGGCTGGACAAGCCGCTGATGATCCACGACCGCGAGGCCCACGACGACGTGCTGCGCATCCTGGCCGAAGAGAATGCGCCGAATGCCGTAATCTTCCATTGTTTTTCCGGGGACGCGGAAATGGCCCGCAAGTGCGTGGACGCGGGATACGTCCTTTCCTTCGCGGGCACGGTGACGTTCAAGAACGCGAAGGGCCTCCACGAGGCGGCCCGGCTGTGCCCGGCGGACCAGTACCTCGTCGAGACCGACGCACCGTTTCTGACCCCCCACCCGTTCCGTGGACGGCCGAACGAGCCGTTCGGCGCGGCCTACACCGTCCGTCACCTCGCGGCGCTCAGGGGCGAAGCTGTCCACGAAGTCGCCGAAGCGGTCCGGACCACTGCCGAGCGGGTGTACCGACTCCCCAGCGTCACAACGGGGTGAACGCATTGCGACATCAGGGTTCCTTGATCGTCCACCTGATGGAGTGACGGGGATCACGACACTCCGGGGGGTGTTTGCGCAACCCGGCGGGACCCGTTACTGTCCCGTGATCGTGCCGGTCGGGCCTGCGCTCAGCAGCTTCCGATCGTCACGCCCAGTCGTAGAGACGGCGCCCCCGACCGCCGTCTCGTGAAAGGGAACGATCCCCGGTGACAGGTAGCAGACAGGCTGGAGCGCGCTCCGCCGTTCTCGAACGCAGTTATTTCGAGGACACCGCGTACGGTCAGCTCGACTTCTCCGACGACCCGAACATCACGCAGCAGGACATCCTCGCCGCGCTCGGCCCCGACGCCGACGCGATGATGGCCGAGATCGACGTCGACGTCGACGAACTGATCCGCCTCATCAACGCCGAGACGACGTACCTGCCCCCGATCGTCATCCCGGACGAGATCGAGGCGGACCGGACCGCGTCCCCGCAGGCCAAGCGCGCCGCGCTGGACGAGGGACTGCGTCAGACCACCAAGGTCTGGAAGCGCCGCTTCCTCAAGGGCGCCGTCCTCAGCGTCATGATCAGCGTCGCCGGCGGCGGCGCGGCCGCGCTGGCGATGAACAAGAGTGTCACCGTCGACGTCGACGGCCAGCAGCAGACCATCCACTCCTTCGGCGACACCGTCGGCGAAGTGCTGGAGGACGCGGGCCTGTCCGTCGGCGAGCACGACTCGCTCTCGCCCTCCCCGCAGGCGGAGGTCGGTGACGGCGGCGTCATCAAGCTCGAGCGCGGCCGCCAGCTCAAGATGATCGTCGACGGCGCGGAGCACACCTCCTGGGTGCGCGCGACCCACCTCGGCGACGCGCTGTCCCAGCTCGGCATGACCGGGATGGACAAGCCCGGCACGTGGATGTCGATGCCGAAGGACGGCGAGCTGCCGCTCCAGGGCGCCACGGTCGAGATCAAGACCCTCAAGAACATCACCCTGTACGACGGCGCCAACGCGCCGAAGCAGGTGAAGACGACCGCGGTCACGACGAAGGAGTTCCTGGGCGAGTACAAGCTCACCCTGGGCCCGGAGGACCAGGCCGAGGGTGGTCTGGACGTCAAGCTGACCGACGGCGCCCAGGTCCACATCAGCCGCACCGGCGTCTCGACGGTCGTCCAGAAGGAGTCCATCGATCCGCCCGAGCAGCGCGTCGACGACCCCGACCTGGACAAGGGCAAGACCCAGGTCGAGGACCCCGGCACGCCCGGCGAGAAGATGGTGACCTACAAGGTCACGCAGAAGAACGGCAAAGAGGTCGCCCGCGAGAGCATCTCCGAGCAGATCATCACCGCGGCCAAGCCGAAGATCATCCACGTCGGCACCAAGAAGGCCCCGACCCCGGCCATCGGCGACGGCTCCGCGTGGGACCGCATCGCGGCGTGCGAGTCGGGCGGCAACTGGGCCATCAACACCGGCAACGGCTACTACGGCGGCCTCCAGTTCGACAAGCGCACCTGGGACGCCTACGGCGGCGACGCGTACGCGAACCTGCCGAGCCAGGCTTCGCGCGAGCAGCAGATCGCGGTCGCGGAGAAGGTCCGCGACGCGCGTGGCGGCTACAGCGCCTGGCCGGTCTGCGGCAAGAAGGCCTGAGTTTCGCTTCGGAACGGCCCCCGTCCTTTTTGGGCGGGGGCCGTTTCGTCTGCGGTCCGCACCGAGCGGAACAGAGCCGGAGTCCGGTCGGTAAGCTCGCCCGGTGGTTGAACTGTTGGGACCGGCCGAGATCCGGGCGCTGGCGGCCGAGCTGGACGTGCGGCCGACCAAGAAGCTCGGGCAGAACTTCGTGCACGATCCCAACACCGTCCGGCGGATCGTCGAGCTGGCGAGCGTCACCGAAGACGACGTCGTCCTCGAGGTCGGGCCCGGGCTCGGGTCGCTGACGCTGGGCCTGCTCGCCACCGGGGCGCGGGTCGTCGCCGTCGAGATCGATCCCAAGCTCGCCGCGCGGCTGCCCGAGACGGTCGCCGAGCGGGGGGCCGAAGCCGCCGGCCGGCTGACTGTCGTCGGGGCCGACGCGCTGCGCGTCAAGGACGCCGACCTACCCGGCGAGCCGACCGCGCTCGTCGCCAACCTGCCCTACAACGTCGCCGTGCCGGTCGTGCTGCACCTGCTCGCCGAAGTGCCCTCGCTCGCCTCCGGGCTCGTCATGGTGCAGACCGAGGTCGCCGAGCGGATGGCGGCCGGGCCGGGCAGCCGGATCTACGGCGTCCCGAGCGTCAAGCTCGCTTGGTACGGTCCCGCACGGAAAGTCGCCGCGGTACCACGGTCGGTGTTCTGGCCGGTGCCCAACGTGGATTCCGCGCTCGTCGCCTTCGAGCGCGCCGCCACCCCGGCGTCCGAAGACCGGGATGGTCTCTTCTCCCTGGTTGACGCCGCTTTCTCACAACGCAGGAAAACGCTACGCGCCGCGCTCGCGGGCTGGGCGGGCTCGGCCGAACGGGCCGGGGAGCTCCTGACGGCCGCCGGGGTCGACCCGAAGACCCGGGGCGAGCAGCTCGACGTGCACGCTTTCGCCCGGATCGCGGCACGCGCGCGGGTCCACCACTGAATCCACCACAGTGGAGGCGGTGAAAAACGCACGTTTCGGCCGTCACCCCGTGACTGCGACACCTCCAGTCGTGTGATGTGGGCCAACGGGCTTGCTTTCGCTCCGTGGGATCGGCTTAACTCAGTACGTCCATCCCGAGCGACCGAGAGACCTGGCTCGTCGAAGTCGCAGCAACCACCCTCCACAGGGCAGGTGCTACCGCCAGGACCGATGGAGGCCGTTTTCGATGAAGAGGGTAGCTCGCCCCCTGCTGTTGACCAGGCGCCGCGTTGTCGACGAAGGCCGCCGCTCCGTCTCCGCATGTCGACGCTCGCGCTGAGCTTCGTCTGAGCCGACACACCCCTTCTTCACGCACCGTCCACTGAGGACGGACACTCGCTTGCGGCCGGGCGCGCCCTAGTGCGCTGCGCCCTGTTTTTCTGGAGCTATCGTGATCACGGTCGAAAACCTGTCCAAATCCTTTGCCACCAACGGAGATTCCGTCGTCGCCCTGCACGACGTGAGCGTCGAGGTCCAGGCCGGCTCGCTGTTCGGCGTCGTCGGCCCGGCCGGTTCGGGCAAGTCCGTCCTGGCCCGGTGCATCGCGCTGCAGGAGCGCCCCGACCGCGGCGTCGTCCGGCTGGACGGCCTCAACACCGGCACGCTCGACGGCCGCCGCCTCCGCGAGATCCGCCGTCAGCTCGGGGTCGTTTCGACGAAGCCGGAGCTGATCGCCGAGCGCACCATCGCCGGCAACATCGCTTCCCCGCTGGAGCAGCTCGGCGTCGACGGCCCGCAGCGCCGCAGCCGGGTCGGCTCGCTGCTCGACCTCGTCGGCCTGACCCCGCGCGCCGCGCAGCGTCCCGGTGAGCTCACCGCTGGTCAGCTTCGCCGCGTCGCGGTCGCGAAGGCGCTGGCCGCCGCGCCCGCCGTGCTGCTCGCCGACGACCCGACCGCCGGGATCGACCCGGAGGAGGCCGGCTCGGTGCTCACCGTGCTCGACCGCGCCCGCTCCGAGCTCGGCACCACGGTCGTCGTCACGACGCCGGACGCGGGCGTCGTCCGCCGGCTCTGCGACGACGTCGCGGTGCTGGAAGACGGCACCGTCGTCGAGCGCGGCACCGTGCTCGACCTGATCTCGAACCCGGGCAGCCGCACCGCGCAGGCGCTGCTGCCGGCCATCGAGACCTCACGCTCGCAGTCCTCGCGCTACGACCGCGCGGTCGACGTCGTGCTGGTCGGGTTCGCGTCGGTGGGCGCGCTGCTGCCCGAGGCCGCCGGCCGCTTCGACGTCGAGTTCGCCACCATCGGCGGCGGGCTGACCCGGATCGGCGACACCCCGGTCGGCCGCTTCCGCCTCGGCGTCCGCGGCGAGCGCGCCGACGCGGCGCTGGCGTGGGTCGCCGAGCGCGGCGGCCACGTCACCCAGACCGCCCGCGGCCCCCAGGCCGTCGTCGCCGCCTGATCTCATCGGTCGTGAAGGCCACCTCGAGGAATTCGAGGTGGCCTTCACGGCGTTCAGCGGGAGCCGCGCGGGAGGACCAGGAACGCGCCCACCTGCTGCGACGTCGTCACGAACGCCGAAGCCGCGCCCGCGTCCCGCGCGCCGACGTCGCGGGTGGCGACGTTCAGCACCACCGGCATGCACAGCCCGGCCCCGACGCCGAGCAGCAGCTGCATCGGCAGGACGACCCCGGCGTAGGACGCGTCCGGCGTCAGCCGCGTGGCCGCCACGAGCCCGCAAGCCAGCACGGACAACCCGCCCGGCCGGCAGCGGCCGCGGGCCGACGCGCGGGAGCAGCCGTCCCGAAAGCTGGGTCGACGTCAGCATGTTCGCCCCCAGTGTCGGCAGGAACGCCAGCGCCGCGGCGAGCGCGCCGTAGCCCAGCACGACCTGCAGCTGGTAGGTCAGGAACAGGAACATCCCGAACGCGCCGAACGAGGCCGCCCCGATCGTCAGGTAGGCGGCGGCGCGAGCGCGGTCGCGCACCACCGCGAGCGGCAGCAGCGGGTTCGGGTGCCGGGCCTGCCAGCGCACGAACCAGCCGAGCGGGAACAGCGACAGCACGAGGAAACCCAGCACTGGCAGGGAAAATCCCTGAGTGGCCACTTCGGACGGCCGTCGGCGGCACGGCAAACCAGGCGCCCGGCCCGGCCAGCACGGCGACCGGCACGTTGACGTAGAGGCTCCAGCGCCAGCCGAGGAACTGCGTGAGCGCGCCGCAGACGGTGAGGGCCGGCGCGGAGCCGGACATCATGATGGCGCCGAAGATCCCGAACGCCTTCCCGCGTTCGCGGGGGTCTGTGAAGGTGAGCGTCAGCAAAGACATCGTCGACGGCGCCGGCAGCGCGGCGAACACGCCCTGCGCGGTGCGGGCGCCGATCAGCCAGCCCGCCGACGGGGCCGCGCCGCCGACCGCGGATGCCACGGCGAACCCGGCGATGCCGACGAGCAGGGTGGTGCGGCGGCGGAGCCGGTCGGCCAGCCGCCCGCCGAGCAGCAGCAGGCCGCCGAACGCCAGCGTGTACGCCGAAATCGTCCACTGGCGGCCGGTGCCGGACAGGCCCAGCGCGCTGGGCCGACGGCAGGGCGATGTTCACGACGGTCGTGTCGAGCACGACCATCAGCTGGGCCAGGCCCAGTGCGGCG encodes the following:
- a CDS encoding MFS transporter, which codes for MGLSGTGRQWTISAYTLAFGGLLLLGGRLADRLRRRTTLLVGIAGFAVASAVGGAAPSAGWLIGARTAQGVFAALPAPSTMSLLTLTFTDPRERGKAFGIFGAIMMSGSAPALTVCGALTQFLGWRWSLYVNVPVAVLAGPGAWFAVPPTAVRSGHSGIFPASAGFPRAVAVPARLVRALAGPAPEPAAAARGGARPRSRRRLPDDRGGLVRRVRDVPVPDLPAAGRAGLRRARRGAGVPADTGGEHADVDPAFGTAAPARRPAAAAGRAGCPCWLAGSWRPRG
- a CDS encoding methionine ABC transporter ATP-binding protein is translated as MITVENLSKSFATNGDSVVALHDVSVEVQAGSLFGVVGPAGSGKSVLARCIALQERPDRGVVRLDGLNTGTLDGRRLREIRRQLGVVSTKPELIAERTIAGNIASPLEQLGVDGPQRRSRVGSLLDLVGLTPRAAQRPGELTAGQLRRVAVAKALAAAPAVLLADDPTAGIDPEEAGSVLTVLDRARSELGTTVVVTTPDAGVVRRLCDDVAVLEDGTVVERGTVLDLISNPGSRTAQALLPAIETSRSQSSRYDRAVDVVLVGFASVGALLPEAAGRFDVEFATIGGGLTRIGDTPVGRFRLGVRGERADAALAWVAERGGHVTQTARGPQAVVAA
- the rsmA gene encoding 16S rRNA (adenine(1518)-N(6)/adenine(1519)-N(6))-dimethyltransferase RsmA, translating into MVELLGPAEIRALAAELDVRPTKKLGQNFVHDPNTVRRIVELASVTEDDVVLEVGPGLGSLTLGLLATGARVVAVEIDPKLAARLPETVAERGAEAAGRLTVVGADALRVKDADLPGEPTALVANLPYNVAVPVVLHLLAEVPSLASGLVMVQTEVAERMAAGPGSRIYGVPSVKLAWYGPARKVAAVPRSVFWPVPNVDSALVAFERAATPASEDRDGLFSLVDAAFSQRRKTLRAALAGWAGSAERAGELLTAAGVDPKTRGEQLDVHAFARIAARARVHH